From one Actinomyces sp. Marseille-P3109 genomic stretch:
- a CDS encoding IS110 family transposase, with the protein MLTLLSRSLTSMPGVGVRTAARILLYVGEASQFPTAGHLAAYAGLAAVTRRSGTSIRGEFPARSGNKRLKRAQGKKHNAALICLSRRRDVLFAMLRN; encoded by the coding sequence ATGCTCACCCTCTTGTCGAGGTCCCTGACCTCGATGCCAGGCGTCGGGGTCAGGACCGCAGCACGGATCCTCCTCTACGTCGGTGAAGCCTCCCAGTTCCCCACAGCCGGACACCTCGCCGCCTACGCCGGCTTGGCGGCGGTCACCCGACGCTCCGGCACCAGCATCCGAGGCGAGTTCCCAGCCCGCTCCGGGAACAAGCGCCTCAAACGAGCCCAAGGCAAGAAACACAACGCCGCACTCATTTGCCTGTCCCGCCGCCGCGACGTCCTGTTCGCCATGCTCCGCAACTAA